A part of Mycolicibacterium sp. TUM20985 genomic DNA contains:
- the alr gene encoding alanine racemase, whose protein sequence is MTMDTTQLPTSTAAAKAVVDLGAIEHNVRLLRDRAGSAEVMAVVKADGYGHGATQVGRAAIAAGASELGVATLDEALALRRDGVTAPVLCWLHAPGTDFAPALRADVQVGVSSTGQLAEVLHAVGVTGRTAVVTVKVDTGLNRNGVAAADFGDLLVALRRAVADDAIRLRGIMSHLANGDDPTSPVNDQQAQRFSEMRRRAREVGVEFEVAHLCNSPAALTRPDLAFDMVRPGIAVYGQTPIPANGDMGLRPAMTLTCPVVMVRALKAGDGVSYGHTWIAKADTTVALIPLGYADGVFRGLSGRIAVMINGRLRPNVGRICMDQFVVDLGPGPVDVREGDEAVLFGPGDAGEHTAQDWAELLGTINYEVVTSPRGRLSRVYVGATGENR, encoded by the coding sequence ATGACCATGGACACGACCCAGCTCCCGACATCGACGGCCGCCGCCAAGGCGGTGGTGGACCTCGGCGCGATCGAGCACAACGTGCGCCTGCTGCGCGACCGTGCCGGATCGGCCGAGGTGATGGCGGTCGTGAAGGCCGACGGTTACGGCCACGGGGCCACTCAGGTCGGTCGGGCCGCGATCGCAGCGGGCGCCTCCGAACTCGGCGTCGCGACCCTCGACGAGGCGCTGGCCCTGCGCCGCGACGGCGTGACCGCGCCGGTGCTGTGTTGGCTGCATGCCCCGGGCACCGACTTCGCCCCGGCGCTGCGGGCCGATGTCCAGGTGGGAGTCTCCTCGACGGGCCAGCTCGCCGAGGTGCTCCACGCGGTCGGCGTCACGGGGCGCACCGCCGTGGTCACCGTGAAGGTGGACACGGGCTTGAACCGCAACGGTGTTGCCGCAGCGGACTTCGGCGACCTCCTGGTGGCGCTGCGACGGGCTGTCGCCGACGATGCGATCCGGCTTCGCGGCATCATGTCGCACCTCGCCAACGGTGACGATCCGACCAGCCCGGTCAACGACCAGCAGGCGCAGCGCTTCTCGGAGATGCGCCGTCGGGCGCGCGAGGTAGGCGTCGAGTTCGAGGTCGCGCACCTGTGCAACTCTCCCGCGGCGCTGACGCGTCCCGACCTCGCCTTCGACATGGTGCGCCCGGGCATCGCGGTCTACGGGCAGACTCCCATTCCGGCCAACGGCGACATGGGTTTACGGCCGGCGATGACGTTGACCTGTCCCGTCGTCATGGTCCGAGCGTTGAAGGCGGGGGACGGCGTCTCCTACGGTCATACCTGGATCGCCAAGGCCGACACCACCGTGGCGCTCATCCCCCTCGGGTACGCCGACGGTGTCTTCCGCGGGCTGAGCGGCCGCATCGCCGTCATGATCAACGGGCGGCTCCGGCCGAACGTCGGTCGGATCTGCATGGACCAGTTCGTGGTCGACCTCGGCCCCGGGCCCGTGGACGTCCGCGAGGGTGACGAAGCCGTGCTCTTCGGTCCCGGCGACGCGGGTGAGCACACGGCGCAGGACTGGGCCGAACTGCTGGGCACCATCAACTACGAGGTGGTCACCAGCCCGCGCGGCCGGTTGTCCCGGGTGTACGTCGGCGCGACGGGCGAAAACCGTTGA
- a CDS encoding glutamate decarboxylase: MSRKHTPAGSIAPAYTGRLSTAPVPRLRMPDESMDPEAAYRFIHDELMLDGSSRLNLATFVTTWMDPEAEKLMAETFDKNMIDKDEYPATAAIEQRCVCMVADLFHAENLRDDDPSSAIGVSTVGSSEAVMLAGLAMSWRWRAKVDPENKGEWRSRRPNLVMGSNVQVVWEKFCRYFDVEPVYLPMEEGRYVITPEQVLAAVDEDTIGVVGILGTTYTGELEPIAEICKALDKLAADGGVDVPVHVDAASGGFVVPFLHSDVTWDFRLPRVVSINVSGHKYGLTYPGIGFVVWRSAEYLPDELVFRVNYLGGDMPTFTLNFSKGGNQVVGQYYNFLRLGRAGYGQVMSCLSGTARWLGDQLRDSEHFELISDGSAIPVVSFWLKGKRGYTEFDVSHGLRAYGWQVPAYTMPADATDVTVLRVVVREGFSTDLARALVDDILTTLKTLDQLEPNGHFDTLQPFAH, encoded by the coding sequence ATGTCACGCAAGCACACTCCGGCAGGATCGATCGCCCCGGCCTATACCGGCAGACTCTCCACCGCGCCGGTGCCGAGGCTGCGCATGCCCGACGAATCGATGGACCCGGAGGCCGCCTACCGGTTCATCCACGACGAGCTCATGCTCGACGGCAGCTCACGGCTGAACCTCGCCACCTTCGTCACCACGTGGATGGACCCCGAGGCCGAGAAGCTGATGGCCGAGACATTCGACAAGAACATGATCGACAAGGACGAGTACCCCGCGACCGCCGCCATCGAGCAGCGCTGCGTATGCATGGTCGCGGACCTCTTCCACGCCGAGAACCTGCGTGACGACGACCCGAGCAGTGCGATCGGCGTGTCCACGGTGGGGTCCAGCGAGGCCGTGATGCTGGCCGGGTTGGCGATGAGCTGGCGGTGGCGGGCGAAGGTCGACCCCGAGAACAAGGGGGAGTGGCGCAGCCGCAGACCGAATCTCGTCATGGGGTCCAACGTGCAGGTGGTGTGGGAGAAGTTCTGTCGCTACTTCGACGTCGAGCCCGTCTACCTCCCGATGGAGGAGGGTCGCTACGTGATCACCCCCGAGCAGGTTCTCGCCGCCGTCGACGAGGACACCATCGGCGTGGTGGGCATCCTTGGCACCACCTACACCGGCGAGCTCGAGCCGATCGCCGAGATCTGTAAGGCCCTCGACAAGTTGGCCGCCGACGGCGGTGTCGACGTTCCGGTGCACGTGGACGCGGCCAGCGGTGGCTTCGTCGTGCCGTTCCTGCACTCGGACGTGACGTGGGACTTCCGCCTTCCCCGGGTGGTGTCGATCAACGTCAGCGGCCACAAGTACGGGCTGACCTACCCGGGCATCGGCTTCGTGGTGTGGCGCAGCGCCGAGTACCTGCCCGACGAGCTGGTCTTCCGGGTCAACTACCTCGGCGGTGACATGCCGACCTTCACGCTGAACTTCTCCAAGGGCGGCAATCAGGTCGTCGGCCAGTACTACAACTTCCTGCGACTTGGTCGAGCCGGTTACGGCCAAGTCATGTCATGCCTCTCGGGCACCGCGCGCTGGCTCGGTGACCAGCTGCGTGACAGCGAGCACTTCGAGCTCATCTCCGATGGCTCGGCGATCCCGGTGGTCAGCTTCTGGCTCAAGGGCAAGCGGGGCTATACCGAGTTCGACGTCTCGCACGGGTTGCGCGCGTACGGCTGGCAGGTGCCGGCGTACACCATGCCCGCCGACGCGACGGACGTGACCGTGCTGCGGGTCGTGGTGCGCGAGGGGTTCTCCACAGACCTCGCCAGGGCCCTGGTGGACGACATCCTCACCACGCTGAAGACCCTGGACCAACTCGAACCCAACGGCCACTTCGACACGTTGCAGCCCTTCGCGCACTAG
- a CDS encoding NAD(P)H-hydrate dehydratase gives MRHYYTADVIREAEAPLLASLPDGALMRRAAYGLAGAISRELHFRTGAIAGRRVCAVIGSGDNGGDALWAATLLRRRGVTASAIVLNPERVHRAGLAAFTRSGGRVVETLPPATDLVIDGVVGISATGSLRPDAAAVFADVEAAGVPVVAVDLPSGVDVHTGTTDGPHVTAALTVTFGGRKPVHALGDCGRVELVDIGLELPGSELREMDSSDVRTRWPLPGVRDDKYTQGVTGVMAGSSTYPGAAILCTGAAVAATSGMVRYAGTAAAEVVSHWPEVIATRGANAAGRVQAWVVGPGLGTDEAGAAALWFALSTDLPVIVDADALTILAAHPDVLAGRTAPTVLTPHAGEFARLAGHPPGDDRVGATRRLAEAFGATVLLKGNVTIVAQPDGPVYLNRAGQSWAATAGSGDVLSGVIGALLASGLPPAEAAASAAFVHARAAGLAAGAPGPRPAPTSASGILAHVRSSIATL, from the coding sequence GTGCGGCACTACTACACCGCGGACGTCATCCGTGAGGCGGAAGCGCCGTTGCTCGCCAGCCTTCCCGACGGAGCCCTCATGCGCAGGGCCGCCTACGGCCTTGCGGGCGCCATCTCCCGCGAACTGCACTTCCGCACCGGCGCGATCGCCGGCCGCCGGGTATGTGCGGTGATTGGTTCCGGCGACAACGGCGGCGACGCACTCTGGGCGGCGACGTTGCTCCGCCGCCGCGGCGTGACGGCGTCGGCGATCGTGCTGAACCCGGAGCGGGTGCACCGCGCCGGGCTCGCGGCATTCACGCGATCCGGCGGCCGTGTCGTCGAAACCCTGCCACCAGCAACGGATCTGGTCATCGACGGGGTGGTCGGCATCTCCGCGACCGGTTCGCTGCGTCCCGATGCCGCCGCGGTGTTCGCCGACGTCGAGGCCGCGGGCGTCCCCGTCGTGGCCGTCGATCTGCCCAGTGGTGTCGACGTGCATACCGGCACGACCGACGGACCTCACGTCACCGCCGCGCTGACCGTCACCTTCGGCGGCCGCAAACCGGTTCACGCCCTTGGAGATTGCGGACGGGTGGAGCTGGTCGACATCGGCTTGGAGCTGCCCGGTTCCGAACTGCGCGAGATGGACAGTTCCGACGTCCGCACGCGGTGGCCCCTTCCCGGCGTGCGCGACGACAAGTACACCCAGGGTGTAACGGGTGTGATGGCAGGTTCGTCCACCTATCCCGGTGCGGCCATCCTGTGTACGGGTGCGGCAGTCGCCGCCACCTCGGGCATGGTGCGGTACGCGGGAACCGCTGCGGCGGAGGTGGTCTCGCACTGGCCCGAGGTGATCGCCACGCGCGGGGCCAACGCGGCGGGCCGGGTGCAAGCCTGGGTGGTGGGGCCGGGGCTCGGCACCGACGAAGCCGGGGCCGCGGCGCTGTGGTTCGCCCTCTCCACCGACCTGCCCGTGATCGTCGACGCCGACGCGCTCACCATCCTGGCCGCACATCCCGACGTCCTCGCGGGACGAACGGCACCCACCGTGCTCACCCCGCACGCGGGCGAGTTCGCCCGGCTCGCCGGCCATCCGCCGGGCGACGATCGCGTGGGTGCCACCCGACGGCTGGCGGAGGCGTTTGGCGCCACCGTCCTGCTGAAGGGCAACGTCACCATCGTGGCGCAGCCGGACGGGCCCGTCTATCTCAATCGCGCAGGCCAATCGTGGGCTGCCACAGCGGGTTCCGGTGACGTGCTCTCCGGTGTGATCGGTGCCCTACTGGCATCGGGTCTGCCCCCGGCCGAGGCCGCGGCGTCGGCGGCCTTCGTTCATGCCCGCGCCGCGGGCCTGGCCGCCGGTGCTCCGGGCCCGCGTCCCGCGCCCACGTCCGCGTCGGGAATCCTCGCCCACGTCCGATCGTCCATCGCCACTCTCTAG
- a CDS encoding CGNR zinc finger domain-containing protein, protein MRMDWSEVLLDLLNTTPVVDGVDTDVLADAASARRWLDLRDGDGHGVDRVREVRDDLQRVVRGRAHADVLNRYLAAVRQVPRIHGDGLDWDLGASADWAARVVLAWGRLQNERPGRLRPCANDECHLFLLDRSRAGTGRWCSMSGCGNRMKARRHYGRTVGRADGP, encoded by the coding sequence ATGCGGATGGACTGGTCGGAGGTGTTACTCGACCTGTTGAACACCACTCCGGTCGTCGACGGGGTCGACACCGACGTGTTGGCCGACGCCGCGTCGGCCCGACGCTGGCTGGATCTACGCGACGGGGACGGCCACGGCGTCGACCGTGTCCGCGAGGTGAGAGACGATCTGCAGCGCGTCGTCCGCGGGCGGGCCCACGCCGACGTTCTCAATCGCTACCTCGCGGCCGTCCGTCAGGTGCCGAGGATCCACGGCGACGGACTGGACTGGGACCTCGGCGCCTCGGCCGACTGGGCGGCGCGGGTCGTGTTGGCGTGGGGTCGGCTGCAGAACGAGCGGCCGGGACGGTTGCGGCCCTGCGCCAACGACGAGTGCCACCTGTTCCTGCTCGATCGCAGTCGTGCGGGCACGGGCCGCTGGTGCTCGATGAGCGGATGCGGCAACCGGATGAAGGCGCGTCGGCACTACGGCAGGACGGTGGGCAGGGCCGACGGTCCGTGA
- a CDS encoding alpha/beta fold hydrolase, producing MATHHRYAEIMGRQIFYREAGREDASAIVLLHGTPASSHMYRNLIPALSDRYRVIAPDYPGFGQSERPNVDDFDYTFDALADYVDALLDHLGLTRYALYVQDYGAPVGWRLALRHPERIAAIVTQNGNAYVEGFVGDAMEPLFAYGRDRSNANADALRALVSLDGIKWQYTHGVSDPTLVDPDAWVNAHAAVADTEDAVAIQLKLFADYLTNVELYPRVHEYLRTSQVPLLAVWGRNDQIFGPDGALAFGRDLPHADINLLDGGHFLLESRLDAAVALIRPFLARELGSHARRPAWKP from the coding sequence ATGGCGACACATCACCGCTACGCCGAGATCATGGGCCGCCAGATCTTCTACCGCGAAGCAGGGCGAGAGGACGCGTCCGCAATCGTGCTGCTGCACGGCACGCCGGCGAGTTCGCACATGTACCGGAACCTGATTCCCGCACTCTCCGACCGGTATCGAGTGATCGCCCCCGACTACCCGGGGTTCGGCCAGTCAGAGCGGCCGAACGTCGACGACTTCGACTACACCTTCGATGCGCTCGCCGACTACGTCGACGCGCTGCTCGACCATCTCGGACTCACGCGGTACGCCCTCTACGTCCAGGACTACGGCGCACCCGTGGGCTGGCGTCTGGCGTTGCGGCATCCGGAGCGCATCGCGGCGATCGTCACCCAGAACGGCAATGCCTACGTCGAGGGCTTCGTTGGCGACGCGATGGAGCCGCTGTTCGCCTATGGCCGGGACCGCTCCAATGCCAATGCCGACGCACTGCGCGCACTCGTCAGCCTCGACGGCATCAAATGGCAATACACGCACGGGGTTTCGGATCCGACGCTCGTCGACCCCGACGCATGGGTCAACGCCCACGCCGCGGTCGCCGACACCGAGGACGCCGTCGCGATCCAGCTGAAACTGTTCGCCGACTACCTCACCAACGTCGAGCTCTACCCACGGGTACACGAATACCTTCGAACGTCGCAGGTGCCGCTGCTGGCGGTGTGGGGCCGCAACGACCAGATCTTCGGACCCGACGGCGCCTTGGCGTTCGGTCGTGACCTCCCGCACGCCGACATCAATCTGCTCGACGGCGGCCACTTCCTGTTGGAGAGCCGACTGGACGCCGCCGTCGCACTGATTCGACCGTTCCTGGCTCGGGAGCTCGGCTCGCACGCGCGCCGACCGGCATGGAAACCATAG